DNA sequence from the Ramlibacter agri genome:
CCGATGGCGACGCCGAACTCTGGCACGCGCTGGTACTGGGCGTGCGCGACTACATCGGCAAGAACGGCTTCCCCGGCGTGCTGCTGGGCCTGTCGGGCGGCATCGATTCGGCCCTGGTGCTGGCGATCGCCGTCGATGCGCTGGGCGCGGACAAGGTGCGCGCGGTGATGATGCCTTCGCCGTACACGGCGGAGATCTCGTGGACCGACGCCGCCGAAATGTCGAAGCGCATGAACGTGCGCTACGACGAGATCTCGATCAAGCCGATGTTCGAGTCCTTCAAGCAGGCGCTGGCGGGCGAATTCGCGGGGCGGGCCGAGGACACGACCGAGGAGAACATCCAGGCGCGCATCCGCGGCGTGCTGCTGATGGCCATGTCCAACAAGTTCGGCAGCATCGTGCTGACCACCGGCAACAAGAGCGAGATGGCCACCGGCTACTGCACGCTCTATGGCGACATGGCGGGCGGCTTCGCGGTGATCAAGGACGTGCTGAAGACCGTGGTGTTCCGGCTGGCCCGCTGGCGCAACGCCAACGATCCCTACGGCACCGGCGCCGACCCGATCCCGGAGCGCATCATCACGCGCCCGCCTTCGGCCGAACTGCGCCCGGACCAGACCGACCAGGACAGCCTGCCGCCCTACGAGGTGCTGGACGCGATCCTCTCGCGCTACATGGAGAACGACCAGGGCATCGAGGACATCGTCGCCGCCGGCTTCGAGCGCGCCGTGGTGGAACGCGTAGCCCGCCTGATCCGCATCAACGAGTACAAGCGCCGCCAGGCGCCGGTGGGGATCCGTGTCACCCACCGCAGCTTCGGCAAGGATTGGCGCTATCCTATTACCGGAAAATTTCGTGCTTAAGGACTACTGAATGAAACAGATCACCGCCATCGTCAAGCCCTTCAAGCTGGAGGAGGTCCGCGAAGGGCTGGCCGAATGCGGCGTGACGGGCCTCACGGTCACCGAGGTCAAGGGCTTCGGCCGGCAGAAGGGCCACACCGAGCTCTATCGCGGCGCGGAGTACGTCGTCGATTTCCTGCCCAAGGTGAAGGTGGAAGTGGTGGTGAAGGACGACGACGTGGACCGTTGCGTCGAAGCCATCATCAAGGCCGCGCGCACCGGCAAGATCGGCGACGGCAAGATCTTCGTGACCACCGTGGAACGCGTGGTGCGCATCCGCACCGGCGAGATGGACGAGTCGGCGATTTAAATCTGCGAGAGGTCCATCTGGCCCGGCCGGATGGACTGCACCAGCCCTTCCAGCACCGGCGCCACGTCGGTGCCGAACGTCAGCAGGTCCATCATCCCCTGGCTCATGAAGCCCTGCTGCACGCCGTCGCGCAGGAAGGCCAGCAGGCTGTCGTAGTAGCCCGCGGTGTTCAGCAGCCCCACCGGCTTGGTGTGGAAATCCAGCTGCCGCCAGGTCCAGGCCTCGAAGAATTCCTCGAAGGTGCCGATGCCGCCCGGCAACGCCAGGAAGGCGTCGGAGCGTTCGGCCATCATGCTCTTGCGCTCGTGCATGTTCTCCACGATGTGGAGCTCGGTGCAATCGCGCTTGGCCCATTCGCGCTCCACCATCGAGCGCGGGATGATGCCGACCACGCGGGCGCCGGCGGCCAGCGCGGCGCCGGCCATCACGCCCATCAGGCCGTTGTTGCCGCCGCCGTAGACCAGCTGGCCGCCTTGCGCGGCTATCCAGCGGCCGGTTTCGGCGGCGACGGCGGCAAAGCGCGGGTCGGTGCCGGTGCGCGAAGCGCAATAGACGCAGACGGAAAAACGGGGACTGCTCATGCCTTGAACCACTCCACCAGGGCCGCCAGCCAGATGCCGCCGGCGATCAGGGTCGCCAGCAGCACGGCGGCGCTGCCCATGTCCTTGGAACGCTTGGACAGCGGATGCCGCTCCAGCCCGATGCGGTCGATGGCCGACTCCACCGCGGTATTGAGGAGTTCCACGATCATGACCAGCAGCACCGAGCCGGCCAGCAGGGCCACCTCGACCCAGGAGCGGCCCAGCCAGAAGGCGAGCGGCACCAGCACCACGGCCAGGCAGGCCTCCAGGCGGAAGGCCGCCTCGCCCCAGCCGGCGCGCAGCCCGGCCAGCGAATAGCCGGTGGCGTGCCACAGGCGGCTGAAGCCGGAGCGCAGCTTCTGGGGGTTGACCGGTTCTTCCAACGCGTCCTGCGATGTTGTCGTCATGCGGTGATTGTCTCCGAC
Encoded proteins:
- a CDS encoding NAD+ synthase; translated protein: MPLKICTAQLNVIVGDMAGNAQKIIAAARQAYEQGARLVLTPELSICGYPAEDLLLRPAFIDACDDAVKTVARELAGLKGLHVVVGHPHGGGIRGKSVQVQQRHNAASVLCEGRVLETYAKRELPNYQVFDEYRYFTRGHGSCVFQVEGISVGLLICEDAWFDEPAQLAREGGAQLLVVPNASPFHAGKSGERVARMADRARSVDLPLVYAHLVGGQDEVIFDGASFAVNADGQLAALAPAFVEDLFYVDAQEQGGRVTLSGPKASQPDGDAELWHALVLGVRDYIGKNGFPGVLLGLSGGIDSALVLAIAVDALGADKVRAVMMPSPYTAEISWTDAAEMSKRMNVRYDEISIKPMFESFKQALAGEFAGRAEDTTEENIQARIRGVLLMAMSNKFGSIVLTTGNKSEMATGYCTLYGDMAGGFAVIKDVLKTVVFRLARWRNANDPYGTGADPIPERIITRPPSAELRPDQTDQDSLPPYEVLDAILSRYMENDQGIEDIVAAGFERAVVERVARLIRINEYKRRQAPVGIRVTHRSFGKDWRYPITGKFRA
- a CDS encoding P-II family nitrogen regulator encodes the protein MKQITAIVKPFKLEEVREGLAECGVTGLTVTEVKGFGRQKGHTELYRGAEYVVDFLPKVKVEVVVKDDDVDRCVEAIIKAARTGKIGDGKIFVTTVERVVRIRTGEMDESAI
- a CDS encoding TIGR00730 family Rossman fold protein; protein product: MSSPRFSVCVYCASRTGTDPRFAAVAAETGRWIAAQGGQLVYGGGNNGLMGVMAGAALAAGARVVGIIPRSMVEREWAKRDCTELHIVENMHERKSMMAERSDAFLALPGGIGTFEEFFEAWTWRQLDFHTKPVGLLNTAGYYDSLLAFLRDGVQQGFMSQGMMDLLTFGTDVAPVLEGLVQSIRPGQMDLSQI
- a CDS encoding diacylglycerol kinase, with the protein product MTTTSQDALEEPVNPQKLRSGFSRLWHATGYSLAGLRAGWGEAAFRLEACLAVVLVPLAFWLGRSWVEVALLAGSVLLVMIVELLNTAVESAIDRIGLERHPLSKRSKDMGSAAVLLATLIAGGIWLAALVEWFKA